A window from Melopsittacus undulatus isolate bMelUnd1 chromosome Z, bMelUnd1.mat.Z, whole genome shotgun sequence encodes these proteins:
- the LOC101879910 gene encoding phospholipid-transporting ATPase FetA-like — protein MSLFGLKFGKKKLREVERQLQANNRDFNLQFEYANNSIKTSKYNFFSFLPLNLFEQFQRIANAYFLFLLILQLIPQISSLAWFTTVVPLVLVLAVSGVKDAIDDFNRHKSDKHVNNRPVQVLINGMLKDEKWMNVQVGDIIRLENNNFVTADLLLLSSSEPHSLTYIETAELDGETNLKVKQALTVTAELGEDLQKLTEFNGEVKCEAPNNKLDKFTGTLTLRGEKYALDNEKMLLRGCIIRNTEWCFGLVIYAGPDTKLMQNSGKTTFKRTSIDRLMNVLVLLIFAFLALMCLILAIGNGIWEYDKGYYFQVYLPWAEGVNSASYSGFLMFWSYVIILNTVVPISLYVSVEIIRLGNSFYIDWDRKMYYPPKDTPAQARTTTLNEELGQIKYIFSDKTGTLTQNIMCFNKCSIHGKSYGDVYDMSGQRIEINEKTEKVDFSYNQLADPKFAFYDHSLVEAVKLGDIQTHRFFRLLSLCHTVMPEEKKEGNLVYQAQSPDEGALVTAARNFGFVFRARTPETITVVEMGETKVYKLLAILDFNNVRKRMSVIVRSPEGDLTLYCKGADTILYELLHSSCDSLKEETTEHLNEFAGEGLRTLVVAYKNLDEEYFQDWIRRHHEASTALEGREDKLSELYEEIEKDLMLLGATAIEDKLQDGVPQTIETLARASIKIWVLTGDKQETAMNISYSCNLLNDDMDDVFVIEGSTSDDVLKELRDARKKMKPESFLDSDEINIQFEKSSKKPKVLPDEQANGVYGLVITGHSLAYGLEENLELELVRTACMCKVVICCRVTPLQKAQVVELVKKYKKAVTLAIGDGANDVSMIKTAHIGVGISGQEGMQAVLSSDFSFAQFRYLQRLLLVHGRWSYIRMCKFLKYFFYKNFAFTLVHFWYGFFSGFSAQTVYDEWFITLYNLVYTSLPVLGMSLFDQDVDDRWSLLFPQLYVPGQQNLYFNKTVFVKCMFQGIYSSLILFFIPYGAMYNTVRSDGKAIADYQSFALMVQTCLLIVVSVQICLDTSYWTVVNQFFIWGSLSVYFAITFTMYSDGMYMIFTASFPFVGTARNTLSQPNVWLAIFLSITLCVLPVVGFRFLKTQLRPTPSDKVLLKIKEAKKRPPPPSPRRRLRRTSTRRSGYAFAHQHGFGALIMSGRNMRPKSPFATTGTFSPNSDKHKHKGL, from the exons AACAATTCAATTAAAACATCGAAATACAACTTCTTCAGTTTCCTGCCTCTCAACCTGTTTGAGCAGTTTCAGCGAATAGCCAATgcttactttcttttcttgctgatTTTGCAG TTGATTCCTCAGATTTCCTCGCTGGCCTGGTTTACAACAGTGGTGCCCCTAGTGCTGGTGCTGGCTGTATCGGGAGTCAAAGATGCCATCGATGATTTT AATCGACACAAAAGCGACAAGCACGTCAACAACCGCCCAGTCCAGGTCCTGATCAATGGCAT GTTAAAGGATGAAAAATGGATGAATGTCCAAGTGGGAGATATAATAAGACTAGAAAACAACAACTTTGTGACG GCTGATCTACTGTTACTGTCAAGCAGCGAGCCGCACAGCCTGACATACATCGAGACAGCTGAATTGGATGG TGAAACAAACCTGAAGGTGAAACAGGCACTGACAGTCACTGCAGAGCTTGGAGAAGATCTTCAGAAACTGACAGAGTTCAATG GTGAAGTCAAATGTGAGGCACCAAATAACAAATTGGATAAGTTCACAGGAACTCTTACTCTTCGAGGAGAGAAGTATGCCCTAGACAATGAGAAGATGCTGCTGAGGGGCTGCATTATTAGGAACACAGAATGGTGCTTTGGACTTGTGATTTATGCCG GGCCAGACACCAAACTAATGCAGAACAGTggaaaaacaacttttaaacGGACGAGCATCGATCGGCTCATGAATGTCCTTGTGTTACTG atctTTGCATTTCTAGCACTGATGTGTCTTATTCTAGCCATTGGCAATGGCATCTGGGAGTATGATAAAGGCTACTATTTCCAAGTCTACCTGCCGTGGGCAGAAGGTGTCAATTCTGCCTCCTACTCCGGCTTCCTCATGTTCTGGTCATATGTGATCATACTAAACACAGTGGTGCCCATTTCACTCTATGTCAG TGTAGAGATCATACGCTTGGGTAACAGTTTCTACATTGACTGGGACCGTAAAATGTATTATCCACCGAAGGACACACCGGCTCAGGCCCGTACCACTACACTCAATGAAGAGCTGGGGCAGATCAAGTACATCTTCTCAGACAAAACAGGAACCCTCACTCAGAACATCATGTGTTTCAATAagtgctccatccatggcaaaTCCTATG GTGATGTGTACGATATGTCTGGGCAAAGGATAGAAATAAACGAG AAGACAGAGAAGGTTGATTTCTCATACAACCAGTTAGCAGACCCGAAGTTTGCATTCTATGACCATAGCCTGGTTGAAGCAGTGAAGCTGGGTGACATCCAGACACATAGGTTCTTCCGGCTGCTCTCACTCTGCCACACGGTGATGCcagaagagaagaaggaag GTAACTTGGTGTATCAGGCCCAATCTCCTGATGAGGGAGCCCTCGTCACCGCTGCCAGAAACTTTGGATTTGTATTCCGGGCTCGCACGCCGGAGACCATCACCGTTGTGGAAATGGGAGAAACAAAAGTCTACAAACTCCTGGCTATTCTTGACTTCAACAACGTTCGCAAGAGAATGTCTGTTATTG TGCGGAGCCCAGAAGGTGACTTGACTTTGTACTGCAAGGGGGCTGACACCATTCTTTATGAACTGCTTCATTCATCCTGTGACTCTCTTAAAGAAGAGACCACAGAACATCTGAAT GAGTTTGCTGGTGAAGGCCTGAGGACACTTGTGGTGGCTTATAAAAACTTGGATGAAGAGTACTTTCAGGACTGGATCAGGCGTCACCATGAAGCCAGCACTGCCTTGGAAGGACGGGAAGATAAACTGTCGGAGTTATACGAAGAGATTGAAAAAGACCTCATG CTTCTAGGTGCTACAGCAATTGAGGACAAGTTACAAGATGGAGTCCCACAGACAATTGAGACTCTTGCCAGAGCCAGCATTAAGATATGGGTTCTCACTGGAGACAAGCAAG AGACAGCAATGAATATCAGTTACTCCTGCAACTTGCTGAATGATGACATGGACGACGTTTTCGTTATTGAAGGCAGCACATCTGATGACGTGCTTAAGGAGCTGAG ggacGCAAGGAAAAAGATGAAGCCAGAATCGTTCCTGGACAGTGATGAAATCAACATTCAGTTTGAAAAgtcttcaaaaaaacccaaagttttACCTGATGAGCAAGCAAATGGGGTGTATGGTCTGGTTATCACTGGCCACAGCCTG gcTTATGGGCTGGAAGAGAatctggagctggagctggtgaGAACTGCTTGCATGTGCAAAGTGGTGATTTGCTGCCGGGTGACCCCACTGCAGAAGGCCCAGGTGGTGGAGCTGGTGAAGAAGTACAAGAAGGCTGTGACCTTGGCAATTGGAGACGGCGCCAATGATGTCAGCATGATCAAAA CTGCCCACATCGGGGTTGGTATCAGTGGCCAGGAGGGGATGCAGGCGGTCTTGTCCAGTGACTTCTCCTTTGCACAGTTCCGCTACCTGCAGCGCCTGCTTTTGGTCCATGGCCGGTGGTCCTACATCCGCATGTGCAAGTTCCTCAAATACTTCTTCTACAAGAATTTTGCCTTCACATTAGTACATTTCTGGTATGGGTTCTTCTCTGGCTTCTCAGCACAG actGTCTATGACGAGTGGTTCATTACGCTTTACAATTTGGTATATACCTCCCTCCCAGTGCTAGGAATGAGCCTCTTTGATCAG GATGTGGATGATCGTTGGAGCTTGCTGTTTCCTCAGCTCTATGTGCCTGGCCAGCAAAACCTCTATTTTAACAAAACAGTGTTTGTCAAGTGCATGTTTCAAGGGATCTACAGTTCCCTCATTCTTTTCTTCATCCCCTATGGGGCCATGTACAATACAGTGAGAAGCGATGGGAAGGCTATTGCTGACTACCAGTCCTTTGCACTGATGGTCCAGACTTGCTTACTGATCGTGGTTTCTGTACAG ATCTGCTTGGACACTTCTTACTGGACAGTTGTGAACCAGTTCTTCATCTGGGGCAGCCTTTCTGTTTACTTTGCCATCACTTTCACCATGTATAGTGACGGCATGTACATGATCTTCACAGCCTCCTTTCCCTTTGTTG gtacAGCTCGAAACACCCTCAGCCAACCAAACGTGTGGCTAGCAATCTTCCTCAGCATCACCCTCTGTGTGCTGCCTGTAGTTGGCTTTCGATTCCTGAAGACTCAGTTAAGGCCAACTCCCAGTGATAAA GTCCTGCTCAAGATCAAAGAAGCCAAAAAGCGGCCCCCTCCACCCTCACCCAGGAGACGCCTGCGTCGAACCAGCACCCGCCGCTCTGGCTATGCCTTTGCCCATCAGCACGGCTTTGGAGCACTCATTATGTCTGGGAGAAACATGCGGCCAAAATCACCTTTTGCCACGACGGGAACATTTTCACCAAATAGTGACAAACATAAGCACAAAggactgtaa